The Haloplasma contractile SSD-17B DNA segment TATTAATGTAGCTGTCATTACAGAAAAGATAATAAATTCAATCATAACGTCACGCTCCTTCTTTAATATTTTATCGATTATCAATAAAATGTCAATGGTTTTTATTGAAATTCAATAAAAAGTATGATTTTTCACTATATTTTCCTAGTTGGTCTATTATATTTTCGAGTTATAATAAATGCTGCCTTGAATCATATATAAAAGTCCTCCAATACATAATTGGAGGACTTTTAGTATTAAATGTATTCTATAGTTTATTTTATAAGTTCAAATTCCGATTATCAGATGAGAGGTTTAGGTGAATAGTATGGCATTAGAATATATACTTATGTTCCGCCATTTCGTTATAAAATTAACCTAATTTAATTTTCTTTCTTAAATATTTATAGCCAGAAATCATTAGTTTGCCACGTAATTTCCAAGGCACATAGTTTAGAGGTGACGAAATCGAACGATGACGAAGCATCCTATACATTTTCAAATCATTTCGTCGTATATAGTCCCAAAGTTGTTCTAAGTTTTGTCTTCGCTCCTCTGACTCTTTTGCTGTAGTAAACATAATAGTCGTTGCCATTATTGCACTTAAGCAGTGTTTCATATACTTTCTTAATCCTGTATGCATTTCATTAATTTCATCAAATGTATAAGCATCAATCATAGATTTCATCACTCGGATTTGTTGCTCATAGCGTTTTACGATATTGTTTATATTTACTGATTGGTCACTACGTCCAATGTAATAATGATATAAGTCAATATCAATATAGAAGATAGTATTCGTATATGGTAATGGTTTATATGCAAATATATTATCAACGTAAAATGTATGTTCAGGTAATTGAGTATTACTTGTTTTCAATACTTCTGTTCGATATATTAAAGAGTGCATTAACAGGACTGAGGACATGTAGAATGGTTTAACATCTTTCCATGTACATATTTGATCAACAGGAAAATTCTTACGGAAGTTTCTTGTATAGGATTCAAAGGTATCAATTTTATCATAAATAAAGTTATTAATATATAAGTCAACAATGTTACCATTTAAAGTATGTTCTTTTATTGTTCTCAATAAAATTTTTAGTGCTCTTTGATTGACCCAATCATCTGAATCAACGACTTTAAAATACATACCTGTCGCCGCATCTTGACCAGCATTAACTGCTGAGCCATGTCCCCCATTCTCTTTATGAATAACCTTTACAATTGAAGGATATTGCTTTTGGTAATCATCGGCTATCTTACTTGTTGTATCTGTCGATCCATCATTTACAATAATGATCTCAATATCTTCTCCACCAATTAAAAGGGAATCAAGACACTTATGTAAATAGGCTTCAGAATTATAACTTGGAACTGCAAAAGTTATTAATTTCATCTACATCACTTCATTTCATTGTATTTACTACTCATTGATAACTTCAATCTCTGAAGTATTTTTAAATATAAGTTTAAAAATAGGATAGAATACCCAAAATGATATTGCACTGTAAATTACCATTGTGATAGAATCCGCGATTACTTCTCCTAAAGATCCTAACCCCCATGTATTAATTAATAATTTATAAATAGGTGCTTTATATAACCCTTGAGCAACTGCAGCAATAAACGTAATTGCTACATAAGCAATAAAATACCACAAAGCAGCGATCCAAGGATTTTTCTTTGACTTAAATGTAATATTTCTTTGAGCAAAGAAATTAATTATTTGAGCTATAGCTAATGTAATTTGGACGGCTAAAAAGTAGGCTAGTCCACCACCGCCACCATTAGAAATTGCTCCTTCTGCATAATTAAAGATATAATATGTACTTCCATCAAAATTTTTAGCTATCGGAAATAATTGTACATTGATGTCAACTAGCTCTGTTAAAATAAAAATATTTCTGAATATCGGCATCAAAGCCATTTGTAATACCGTAATCCCGTTACTTAATATAAGGAACATAATGAATTGAGCCGAACCAGGATGATTCTCCTTAAATTTTTTCCAACTATTTGTAATCCATTTAATAAGTGACATTTGAGTTGCCTTTTGAAATATATTATTTATTGTTTCTGTCATTAATCCTACCTCGTTTCTTCCCCTTTTTTTTCTTGGATTTTTTTCGCCCTTCATTTATAAACGTAATTAATCCTTTAAAGAATTGTCCATTAAACATCATGATGAGACCATCTAATTGCCCCCAACTAATTGCACCATCTGTCATTCGGGATAATCCTCTCATTGGCTGGTGGTATACTCCCATAATTAGTACATTGGCTGTACTATGCTTTCCAATTATATGTAGAACTTTATTTGCAAACAACACTCCATAGGAGAAGAATCTTCCAATCCATCTTTTTGAGTATTTCAACTGTTCTACAGTGCTATTGTAATCTATAATCATTCGCTTCTTCTTGTAAAAATCATACTCTGCTGTTGGTACATTTTCCCCTAACAATGTCGCAAATTCCTTGAGTGAAATATCAGCTACTTGTCCAGAATAGTAAGATTTTAGCTCTTCGCGTTTATAGTTTGTATTTATCTCTGTCCCTATTCCATTAATTATTTCTGTTAGTTTAATATCTACACTTGATGATGCAATAATCACTTCATAATCACAGTTTTCTATTTCCCATTCGTTTGTAGTATCATTATAGAAACGGAATGTATATTCATCAAACGGTATAGTAACTTTTTTAGTTTCACCAGGTTCTAGTAATACTTTTTGAAAGCCTTTTAATTCTTTGTTTACTCTAAATACTTTACTATTTTTAGCGCTAATATATAATTGAGCTACTTCAGCACCTATTACATCACCAGTATTTTTAATTTCAAAAGATACTTCTTTTTCATTAACTTCAATATTGTGATATGCAAAACTTGTATACGATAAACCGTATCCAAATGGATAACGAACTGGCACATTAACCGTATCATAATATCGGTATCCTACAAATAAACCTTCGCGATACTCTACACTTACTTCTTGCCCCGGAAAATTTGAAGCTGAGGAAACATGTTCATATGCATATGGATAACTTTCTGCTAGTTTTCCAGATGGATTTACTTTACCTGTAATCACATTTAATATAGCACGTGCTCCGGCTTGACCACTTAAATATGAGTGAACAACCGCATTGGTCTGTTTATCCCAAGACATATCTACTGCCGATCCACATGAGAGTATTACAACAACTTTTTTACCTGTTTCGTTTAATCTTTCTAATAATTGTACTTGATTATCTGGAATAGACATATGATTTCGATCAATGCCCTCTACTTCAGAATATTCATCTAAACCAATATAAAGTAGTATTACATCAGCTCTATCAGCTAATTTTACTGCCTTATTGATTAACTTAATACTTTTTTTCCCATATCGGTTGTACCCTTGTTCAAAACCTACATAATTAAAATCATAACCATCTATGATTGATAATGTATCATCTATTTTTGTTGGATTAACAATAGAAGAACCTGCACCTTGATATCGTGGACTCTTAGCGAAGTCACCGATTATAGCAATCTTTTCTTTCGATTTTAACGGTAATAGTTTATTTTCATTTTTTAATAGAACAATTGATTCTTCAGCGACTTTTTGGGCCATTTTATGATGATTTTCTATATCAAAGCTAGTATGTTTATTACTTTTATATATCTCGGATGTATCAAAAATAAGCTCTAGTAATCGATTGACATTTTCGTCTAGTATAGTTTCATCTAAGTTATTAGTTTCGATTGCTGTTTTAATCTCTTGATCAGTTTCACCACTGGTTGTTGGCATTTCTAATTCATTTCCTGCTTTTAACCCTTTTATACGATCATTACTTCCTCCCCAATCGGTGACAACTACACCTGTATACTCCCATTCTTTACGTAAGATATCTTGCATTAGGTGCATATTTTCATTAGTGTGGGTGCCATTCACCATATTATAGGAGGACATAATTGATTTCGATTTTCCGTTTTTAACCGCCATTTCAAAAGGTGTTAAATAAATTTCACGTAGCGTTCTTTCATCTATGATTGTATCAATAACCATACGGCGATATTCTTGATTATTCGCAACATAATGTTTAACACATGCAGAAATTCCATTTGATTGGATTCCATTTATCAGTGACGATGCCATTGAGCCTGATAAATATGGATCTTCACTAAAGTATTCAAAATTTCGTCCACACAATGGGTTCCTTTTGATATTTGTACCCGGTCCAAGTAATACATTTACGTTCTGAGACACAGCCTCCCTACCAAGGTAATTACCCATCAATTTTGCTAGTTGACAATTCCAACTATTTGCTAGAGTAGCTGCAGTTGGATAGCAAGTAGCTGGTATACTTTCATTTAATCCTAGGTGATCAGAGGCAACTGCTTGTTTACGTATTCCGTGTGGACCATCTGCTAAGAAAATACTTGGAATACCGTGTTTATCTATATCAACTGTTGTCCAAAAATCTTTTCCTGACATTAATGAAGCCTTTTCCTCTAAAGTCATATTATCAATTAAGTTCTTGTACTTCATAAACCTATCACTACCTCTTTAAATATTTTTATTTTATAAAATTGCGATCCAAGATATATTTTTCATTTAATGATTTATACCGCTGAGTTTGTCAATTTCAATTTTCTTTTACTTTTATCATATAAATTAATTATCCATAAAAGCATTTAAGAGAACGCTTTTATATGAGTGTATCTTAACATAATAAAAAAATTTGTGTTCAAGTTGAACACAAATTGTCATAAATACTACATAGTTTGCACTTATTTTAACTGTTTTTAATCTTCTATAACTAAATATAAATCCATAATAACTCATGCTTGCTTTAATCTTTCATAGGTATAAGAATTGCTATTCGAAACCAATTATTATCAGTGTTTATTGTTACACTCCCATTGTATTTTTCTACGATACTTTTAATACTTTTAATCCCATAGCCATGATTTAAACCATCATTTTTTGTTGAAGTCAGGTTACCATTTTCATACTTTAATTGATTTTCGTAGTAATTTTCAAATCGGATTAAAAGTAAATTCCTTTGTGAAAAAACTGCTACTTTGATAATGCGCATCTCTCTATCATCAATTTCTCGCACACTTTCAATTGCATTATCAAGAGCATTACCAAATATAGAGCATATGTCTAGTGTAGACAGAAAGTCTAACAAGGTTCCGTCTGCAACACAAGTAAAATTAATACCATATTCTAAACACAAAATATTTTTACTAGTGAGTATAGTATCTAGTACACGATCACCTGTTTTATAGAGCGTATTATGAAATTTGATACCCGCTTCTAATTCACTTAAATAGCTTTCTCTTTTATTTAAATCTTTCTCTGAACGGATGATAGATAATTGGTGTTTCAAATCATGGTACTTTTGGTTAATCATATCAATATTATCTTGTGACCGTAGGTAATGTTCATACTGTTTATTTAATACGTTTTCTAAAGCAATCACTTCTAATTTTGAATAAACTGATAGTTTGTGCTCTTTTAATGCGTATAATAGTAAAACACCTGAAAAGTTGACTAACGATCTAATATAAAATATTTCCAAAGGATACCGGCCAGAGATCGGAGTATTAAGATTTAAAAAGCTAATATTACTGATACCAAAGACGATAATTGTAATACTTAGGAATGAAAGTAAATCACTACTATTGATTTCTAACTTGAACTTTCTAATCTTATACCGTGATTCAACTAAGAATAAAATACCAAATATAAGTGCATAAATGAATACTAGAAATAGTAAATCAAGTATAACATTAGATTTTACTGCTGTATTTATTATAAAGAAATAATGGAGTTGCCACTCAAAAGACGCAGCAAACTCTGCTAAAACAAAAGCTTGTGCACAGTAGAATCCAGTAGCTAGGAATGTATTACGAGTTGTTGAATAAATAAACCAAAACATTAGTGTAGCTGCAAACATCATTCCAGGAATCCAAAGACTAAGTGGTAGAAAGCCTGCAAAATATTGAAATAAAGCTAAGATTAGTAAAGCTCCAATTATAATTGACCATAATTTCCATCCTTTAAAACGTCTCTCCTGATTTAATATATATAATAGACAAAATAGCCACTCCGCTAACCCAGTATATAAACGGGGGATATTAATCATGATATCATTCATACTAAGGTTCTCCCAGCATACGAGGCTAATGCCTCCATAAAATCCTTTTTTCTTGGTCTACTAATTTTTAATTTATGACTCCCGACAATCGCAAATTCCCCTTCAATTCCTTGAACCATTGCTAGGTTCACTAAATAACAATTATTACACCGATAAAAGTTAGCGCTTAATAAATCTTTCTCCATATCCTTCATGGTCCCATAGGTTGTGTACTCAGAACTTTTTGTATAAAAGAATAATTTATGTTTAA contains these protein-coding regions:
- a CDS encoding ATP-binding protein, with protein sequence MNDIMINIPRLYTGLAEWLFCLLYILNQERRFKGWKLWSIIIGALLILALFQYFAGFLPLSLWIPGMMFAATLMFWFIYSTTRNTFLATGFYCAQAFVLAEFAASFEWQLHYFFIINTAVKSNVILDLLFLVFIYALIFGILFLVESRYKIRKFKLEINSSDLLSFLSITIIVFGISNISFLNLNTPISGRYPLEIFYIRSLVNFSGVLLLYALKEHKLSVYSKLEVIALENVLNKQYEHYLRSQDNIDMINQKYHDLKHQLSIIRSEKDLNKRESYLSELEAGIKFHNTLYKTGDRVLDTILTSKNILCLEYGINFTCVADGTLLDFLSTLDICSIFGNALDNAIESVREIDDREMRIIKVAVFSQRNLLLIRFENYYENQLKYENGNLTSTKNDGLNHGYGIKSIKSIVEKYNGSVTINTDNNWFRIAILIPMKD
- a CDS encoding glycosyltransferase family 2 protein, which produces MKLITFAVPSYNSEAYLHKCLDSLLIGGEDIEIIIVNDGSTDTTSKIADDYQKQYPSIVKVIHKENGGHGSAVNAGQDAATGMYFKVVDSDDWVNQRALKILLRTIKEHTLNGNIVDLYINNFIYDKIDTFESYTRNFRKNFPVDQICTWKDVKPFYMSSVLLMHSLIYRTEVLKTSNTQLPEHTFYVDNIFAYKPLPYTNTIFYIDIDLYHYYIGRSDQSVNINNIVKRYEQQIRVMKSMIDAYTFDEINEMHTGLRKYMKHCLSAIMATTIMFTTAKESEERRQNLEQLWDYIRRNDLKMYRMLRHRSISSPLNYVPWKLRGKLMISGYKYLRKKIKLG
- a CDS encoding beta-glucosidase, with amino-acid sequence MKYKNLIDNMTLEEKASLMSGKDFWTTVDIDKHGIPSIFLADGPHGIRKQAVASDHLGLNESIPATCYPTAATLANSWNCQLAKLMGNYLGREAVSQNVNVLLGPGTNIKRNPLCGRNFEYFSEDPYLSGSMASSLINGIQSNGISACVKHYVANNQEYRRMVIDTIIDERTLREIYLTPFEMAVKNGKSKSIMSSYNMVNGTHTNENMHLMQDILRKEWEYTGVVVTDWGGSNDRIKGLKAGNELEMPTTSGETDQEIKTAIETNNLDETILDENVNRLLELIFDTSEIYKSNKHTSFDIENHHKMAQKVAEESIVLLKNENKLLPLKSKEKIAIIGDFAKSPRYQGAGSSIVNPTKIDDTLSIIDGYDFNYVGFEQGYNRYGKKSIKLINKAVKLADRADVILLYIGLDEYSEVEGIDRNHMSIPDNQVQLLERLNETGKKVVVILSCGSAVDMSWDKQTNAVVHSYLSGQAGARAILNVITGKVNPSGKLAESYPYAYEHVSSASNFPGQEVSVEYREGLFVGYRYYDTVNVPVRYPFGYGLSYTSFAYHNIEVNEKEVSFEIKNTGDVIGAEVAQLYISAKNSKVFRVNKELKGFQKVLLEPGETKKVTIPFDEYTFRFYNDTTNEWEIENCDYEVIIASSSVDIKLTEIINGIGTEINTNYKREELKSYYSGQVADISLKEFATLLGENVPTAEYDFYKKKRMIIDYNSTVEQLKYSKRWIGRFFSYGVLFANKVLHIIGKHSTANVLIMGVYHQPMRGLSRMTDGAISWGQLDGLIMMFNGQFFKGLITFINEGRKKSKKKKGKKRGRINDRNNK
- a CDS encoding GtrA domain-containing protein, whose product is MTETINNIFQKATQMSLIKWITNSWKKFKENHPGSAQFIMFLILSNGITVLQMALMPIFRNIFILTELVDINVQLFPIAKNFDGSTYYIFNYAEGAISNGGGGGLAYFLAVQITLAIAQIINFFAQRNITFKSKKNPWIAALWYFIAYVAITFIAAVAQGLYKAPIYKLLINTWGLGSLGEVIADSITMVIYSAISFWVFYPIFKLIFKNTSEIEVINE